From the Microbacterium thalassium genome, one window contains:
- a CDS encoding phytoene desaturase family protein, with the protein MARRATVVGSGPNGLTAAVTLARAGYDVQVLEAADTPGGGVRTAELTLPGFRHDVCSAVHPAALSSPFFRAFGMRRRVDWIVPDASYAQPLDDGRAAIAWRDLDRTAEELGRDARTWRAVVQPLSENLDAVVDMTGHQLLRVPRHPLVMARFAARMLQLGTRLARPTFATEEAAALLAGVFAHAGTALPTMASAASGLFLAAHGHTADGWAYPRRGASRIADALIDDLVAHGGEIETGRRIDRLDQLDWGDPEAGDLLMLDTSPRLLLTLPELPTRYIRAVASYRYGTASAKVDFALDGPVPWENPAVGEAPTVHLGGTWEQVAASENAVAAGRVSERPYVLVVQPSIFDDSRAPEGSQTLWAYIHVPPSSTLDPTELVTRQIERFAPGFRDRVLASAAMTAAQRSAYNPADIGGDILGGAFTLLQAVRRPVVSAEPWRTPAHGVYLASASTPPGPGVTGMPGWHAARLALADLAGVQVDLEDIFLE; encoded by the coding sequence ATGGCCAGGCGCGCGACCGTCGTCGGCAGCGGACCCAACGGACTGACCGCCGCCGTCACCTTGGCGCGCGCCGGCTACGACGTGCAGGTGCTCGAAGCCGCCGACACTCCCGGCGGCGGCGTGCGCACCGCCGAGCTGACCCTCCCCGGGTTCCGCCACGACGTGTGCTCGGCGGTCCATCCCGCCGCGCTGAGCTCGCCGTTCTTCCGTGCGTTCGGCATGCGCCGGCGCGTCGACTGGATCGTCCCCGACGCTTCGTACGCGCAGCCGCTCGACGACGGACGCGCCGCGATCGCGTGGCGCGACCTCGACCGGACGGCCGAGGAACTCGGACGGGACGCGCGGACCTGGCGCGCGGTCGTGCAGCCGCTGTCGGAGAACCTCGACGCCGTCGTCGACATGACCGGGCACCAGCTGCTGCGCGTGCCGCGGCATCCGCTGGTCATGGCGCGCTTCGCGGCGCGGATGCTTCAGCTCGGCACGCGCCTCGCGCGCCCGACGTTCGCGACCGAGGAGGCGGCGGCTCTCCTCGCCGGCGTCTTCGCGCACGCGGGCACCGCCCTGCCGACGATGGCATCCGCGGCGTCCGGACTGTTCCTCGCCGCCCACGGCCACACCGCCGACGGGTGGGCGTACCCCCGCCGCGGCGCCTCGAGGATCGCCGATGCGCTCATCGACGATCTCGTCGCCCACGGCGGTGAGATCGAGACCGGGCGCCGCATCGACCGGCTCGACCAGCTGGACTGGGGCGACCCCGAGGCCGGTGATCTGCTCATGCTCGACACCTCGCCGCGGCTGCTGCTGACGCTCCCGGAGCTGCCCACCCGCTACATCCGCGCCGTCGCCTCGTACCGGTACGGCACCGCCTCGGCCAAGGTCGACTTCGCCCTCGACGGGCCGGTGCCGTGGGAGAACCCGGCCGTCGGCGAGGCGCCCACGGTGCACCTCGGCGGCACGTGGGAGCAGGTCGCGGCCAGCGAGAACGCCGTCGCCGCCGGGCGCGTGAGCGAGCGGCCCTACGTCCTCGTCGTGCAGCCGAGCATCTTCGACGACTCGCGCGCACCCGAGGGCTCGCAGACGCTGTGGGCGTACATCCACGTCCCGCCCTCATCGACCCTCGACCCCACCGAGCTTGTCACCCGTCAGATCGAGCGCTTCGCTCCGGGTTTCCGTGACCGCGTCCTGGCTTCGGCGGCGATGACGGCGGCGCAGCGGTCGGCCTACAACCCCGCCGACATCGGCGGCGACATCCTCGGCGGCGCATTCACGCTGCTGCAGGCGGTGCGACGCCCCGTCGTCTCGGCGGAGCCGTGGCGCACGCCCGCCCACGGCGTCTACCTGGCGTCGGCGTCGACGCCGCCCGGGCCCGGCGTGACCGGCATGCCCGGCTGGCACGCCGCGCGGCTCGCCCTCGCCGATCTCGCCGGGGTGCAGGTGGATCTGGAGGACATCTTCCTGGAGTGA
- a CDS encoding NAD(+) synthase, translated as MSTSRLDFESAYRHGFARIAACTIPVRIADPAANADAVLASARQCHDDAVAVAVFPELCLSGYAIDDLVMQDPVLDAVVAQIERLVEASDDLMPVLVVGAPLRHRSRLYNCAVVIHRGELLGVAPKSYLPTYREFYERRWYAPGDDQDDQDIRVGAFEAPFGPDLLFEALDVPGLVVHAEVCEDVWVPIPPSSQAALAGATVLLNLSGSPITIARAEDRKDLCQSQSLRCLAAYAYAAAGAGESTNDLSWDGQTMIYEGGLLLDETERFPAGPRASIADVDLDRLRQDRLRQGTFDDNRRTTQAPLGAREFRTVHFELDPPTGDIGLRRSLDRFPFVPADPERLAQDCYEAFNIQVSGLVQRLEAIGRPKPVIGLSGGLDSTHALLVVARAMDRMGLPRSDIRAFTMPGFATSDHTKSNAIALAEAIGASIETIDIRPAALEILQGISHPFADGEPVHDVTFENVQAGIRTDFLFRLANHHGGIVIGTSDLSELALGWATYGVGDQMSHYAVNTGVPKTLIQHLIRWVIAHRGGEGAARLSDHARDVLQSVLDTEISPELVPAGQDGKMQSTEDRIGPYALHDFALFHVLRYGMRPSKIAFLAEHAWRDPDAGAWPPGFPDVDRYGYDLATVVTWLQVFLRRYFAFAQFKRSAIPNGPKVSPAGSLSPRGDWRAPSDGNATAWLAELKAALPELVEE; from the coding sequence ATGAGCACGAGCCGTCTCGACTTCGAGAGCGCCTACCGCCACGGATTCGCCCGGATCGCCGCGTGCACCATCCCGGTGCGGATCGCCGACCCGGCCGCGAACGCCGATGCCGTGCTCGCGTCGGCGCGGCAGTGCCACGACGACGCGGTGGCGGTGGCGGTCTTCCCCGAGCTGTGCCTGAGCGGCTACGCCATCGACGACCTCGTGATGCAGGATCCGGTGCTCGACGCCGTGGTCGCCCAGATCGAGCGCCTCGTCGAGGCATCCGACGATCTCATGCCGGTCCTCGTGGTCGGCGCGCCGCTGCGGCACCGCAGCAGGCTGTACAACTGCGCCGTCGTGATCCACCGCGGCGAACTGCTCGGGGTCGCGCCCAAGTCGTATCTGCCCACGTACCGCGAGTTCTACGAGCGCCGCTGGTACGCCCCGGGCGACGATCAGGACGATCAGGACATCCGCGTCGGGGCGTTCGAAGCCCCGTTCGGGCCCGATCTGCTGTTCGAGGCACTGGACGTGCCGGGCCTCGTGGTCCACGCCGAGGTGTGCGAGGACGTCTGGGTGCCCATCCCGCCGTCATCGCAGGCCGCGCTCGCCGGCGCGACGGTGCTCCTGAATCTCAGCGGCAGCCCCATCACGATCGCGCGCGCCGAGGACCGCAAGGACCTGTGCCAGTCGCAGTCGCTGCGCTGCCTCGCCGCCTACGCGTATGCCGCCGCCGGTGCGGGCGAATCCACGAACGACCTCTCGTGGGACGGGCAGACCATGATCTACGAGGGCGGGCTGCTGCTGGACGAGACCGAGCGCTTCCCCGCCGGCCCGCGCGCCTCGATCGCCGACGTCGACCTCGATCGGCTCCGCCAGGACCGCCTCCGCCAGGGCACGTTCGACGACAACCGCCGCACGACGCAGGCGCCGCTGGGCGCGCGCGAGTTCCGCACCGTCCACTTCGAGCTCGACCCGCCGACCGGCGACATCGGCCTGCGCCGCTCGCTCGACCGGTTCCCCTTCGTCCCGGCCGACCCCGAACGGCTGGCGCAGGACTGCTACGAGGCGTTCAACATCCAGGTGTCGGGTCTCGTGCAGCGCCTCGAGGCGATCGGACGCCCCAAGCCCGTGATCGGTCTGAGCGGCGGCCTCGACTCCACGCACGCGCTGCTGGTGGTCGCGCGGGCGATGGACCGGATGGGGCTCCCCCGCAGCGACATCCGCGCGTTCACGATGCCCGGCTTCGCCACCAGCGACCACACCAAGTCGAACGCGATCGCACTGGCCGAGGCCATCGGCGCGAGCATCGAGACGATCGATATCCGCCCGGCCGCGCTCGAGATCCTGCAGGGCATCTCGCACCCGTTCGCCGACGGCGAGCCGGTGCACGACGTCACCTTCGAGAACGTGCAGGCCGGCATCCGCACCGACTTCCTGTTCCGCCTCGCCAACCACCACGGCGGAATCGTCATCGGCACCTCCGACCTGTCGGAGCTGGCCCTGGGCTGGGCGACGTACGGCGTCGGCGACCAGATGAGCCACTACGCGGTCAACACCGGCGTGCCGAAGACCCTCATCCAGCACCTCATTCGCTGGGTCATCGCCCACCGCGGCGGCGAAGGCGCCGCCCGGCTGTCCGATCACGCGCGCGATGTGCTGCAGTCGGTGCTCGACACCGAGATCTCGCCCGAGCTGGTGCCCGCAGGGCAGGACGGCAAGATGCAGTCCACCGAAGACCGCATCGGCCCGTACGCGCTGCACGACTTCGCCCTGTTCCATGTGCTCCGCTACGGCATGCGCCCGTCGAAGATCGCGTTCCTCGCCGAGCACGCGTGGCGCGATCCGGATGCCGGCGCCTGGCCGCCCGGCTTCCCCGACGTCGACCGCTACGGCTACGACCTGGCGACCGTCGTGACGTGGCTGCAGGTGTTCCTGCGCCGCTACTTCGCGTTCGCGCAGTTCAAGCGGTCGGCGATCCCCAACGGACCGAAGGTGTCGCCCGCCGGGTCGCTCTCGCCGCGCGGCGACTGGCGTGCCCCGTCAGACGGCAACGCCACGGCGTGGCTGGCCGAACTGAAGGCGGCGCTGCCCGAACTCGTCGAGGAGTGA
- a CDS encoding lipase maturation factor family protein, protein MDGFGAVDFEFARQVLQRGIAALYLVALVSTLNQFPALLGERGLLPAPELLAWATRSKRTKRMLRPTVFARIRYSDARLRALCIGGIVVAAALVAGIPQLGPPWVPMLCFLALWLGYMSISSIGQTFYGFGWEMLLLEAGFLAAFLGSNGQPPATAVIVLFWWLLFRLEFGAGMIKIRGGREWRDLTALMYHHETQPMPGPLSRQAHLLPRWFHRSEVVGNHFAQLVVPWFLFAPLLGLWIPGPWPAIVGAAAAAVIIGTQLWLVLTGNFAWLNWATIVLAFSAIGIPGVGAAATGPASEPPWIIDGLPLWWLVVTSAVSLLFVALSWAPLKNLFAHRQLMNAAFNRWQLANAYGAFGTVTKERIEIVVEGTRDADPEQATWEEYGFKGKPGDVRRIPRWFAPYHLRLDWLMWFLPLGQPLDEWFVPLLGKLLEADPATLRLLARDPFAGTRPRFVRALAYRYRFATREERRRDGVRWVRDRRRVIIRPAHLQQ, encoded by the coding sequence ATGGACGGCTTCGGGGCGGTCGACTTCGAGTTCGCGCGGCAGGTGCTGCAGCGGGGCATCGCGGCGCTCTATCTCGTCGCGCTCGTCTCGACGCTGAACCAGTTCCCGGCGCTCCTGGGCGAACGGGGCCTGCTGCCGGCCCCCGAGCTGCTCGCGTGGGCGACGCGGTCCAAGCGGACAAAGCGGATGCTGCGCCCGACGGTCTTCGCCCGGATCCGGTACTCCGACGCCCGCCTGCGGGCGCTGTGCATCGGCGGCATCGTCGTGGCGGCGGCGCTGGTGGCCGGCATCCCCCAGCTCGGGCCGCCGTGGGTGCCGATGCTGTGCTTCCTGGCACTGTGGCTCGGCTACATGTCGATCTCGTCGATCGGGCAGACGTTCTACGGCTTCGGCTGGGAGATGCTGCTGCTCGAGGCCGGATTCCTCGCGGCGTTCCTCGGCTCGAACGGACAGCCGCCCGCCACCGCCGTCATCGTGCTGTTCTGGTGGCTGCTGTTCCGGCTCGAATTCGGCGCGGGCATGATCAAGATCCGCGGCGGGCGCGAGTGGCGCGACCTCACGGCGCTGATGTACCACCACGAGACGCAGCCCATGCCGGGGCCCCTCAGCCGCCAGGCGCACCTGCTCCCCCGCTGGTTCCATCGCTCCGAGGTCGTCGGCAACCATTTCGCGCAGCTGGTCGTGCCGTGGTTCCTGTTCGCCCCGCTCCTGGGGCTGTGGATCCCGGGTCCGTGGCCGGCGATCGTCGGCGCGGCCGCGGCCGCCGTGATCATCGGCACGCAGCTGTGGCTCGTCCTGACGGGGAATTTCGCCTGGCTGAACTGGGCCACGATCGTGCTCGCGTTCTCGGCCATCGGAATCCCCGGCGTCGGCGCGGCGGCGACCGGCCCCGCAAGCGAACCGCCGTGGATCATCGACGGGCTCCCGCTGTGGTGGCTGGTGGTCACATCGGCCGTCTCGCTGCTGTTCGTCGCGCTCAGCTGGGCACCGCTGAAGAACCTCTTCGCGCACCGCCAGCTCATGAACGCCGCCTTCAACCGGTGGCAGCTCGCCAACGCGTACGGGGCTTTCGGCACGGTGACCAAGGAGCGCATCGAGATCGTCGTCGAGGGCACGCGCGATGCCGACCCGGAGCAGGCGACGTGGGAGGAGTACGGGTTCAAGGGCAAGCCGGGAGACGTGCGGCGCATTCCGCGCTGGTTCGCGCCCTACCACCTGCGCCTGGACTGGCTGATGTGGTTCCTGCCGCTCGGCCAGCCCCTCGACGAGTGGTTCGTGCCGCTGCTCGGCAAGCTCCTCGAGGCCGACCCGGCGACGCTCCGGCTGCTCGCTCGCGATCCGTTCGCCGGCACCCGGCCGCGCTTCGTGCGCGCTCTCGCATACCGCTACCGCTTCGCCACGCGCGAGGAGCGTCGCCGCGACGGCGTGCGGTGGGTGCGCGACCGGCGCCGCGTCATCATCCGTCCGGCGCACCTCCAGCAGTGA
- a CDS encoding nucleoside phosphorylase, whose product MKLLVAALESELAAFPADLPGFDRLVTGPGKLQATYALTRALEAGSYDEVLVVGTAGAIDRRLGHEVYEVAAAIQHDVTDIDGIVGQHVSLPARVELGAGEVTIATGDHFVDDAEAVSIILPLGAGLVDMETYAYIWVAQEFGIPIRVLKSVSDRAQDDAHATWHEMVELCSAQLRERVRVDYGV is encoded by the coding sequence GTGAAACTCCTCGTCGCCGCCCTCGAATCCGAACTCGCCGCCTTCCCCGCAGACCTGCCGGGGTTCGACCGGCTCGTTACCGGACCCGGGAAGCTGCAGGCGACGTACGCGCTCACCCGCGCCCTCGAGGCCGGCTCCTATGACGAGGTGCTCGTGGTCGGCACGGCCGGCGCGATCGACCGACGCCTCGGTCACGAGGTCTACGAGGTGGCTGCGGCGATCCAGCACGATGTCACCGACATCGACGGCATCGTCGGCCAGCACGTGTCACTGCCCGCCCGTGTCGAGCTCGGAGCGGGCGAGGTCACGATCGCCACGGGTGATCACTTCGTCGACGATGCCGAGGCCGTCTCGATCATCCTGCCGCTGGGGGCGGGCCTGGTCGACATGGAGACGTACGCGTACATCTGGGTCGCGCAGGAGTTCGGCATCCCGATCCGCGTGCTCAAGTCGGTGTCGGACCGCGCGCAGGACGACGCCCACGCCACGTGGCACGAGATGGTCGAGCTGTGCTCGGCACAACTGCGCGAGCGCGTGCGCGTCGACTACGGCGTCTGA
- a CDS encoding TM0106 family RecB-like putative nuclease — MRYIPDEARLVWSASDLKAAAECEFAWLRAIDAKLGRVPAVEEPEDLTLERAGRLGLVHEKRVLAGYVERFGDRVVEIPETRSSDAEGLASAVARTRAALESDALVIYQAAFASDGFVGFADFLVRDGAHAGGAWVVQDTKLARRARVTALMQLAAYVDQLDRIGVPRADRVELLLGDGSVSEHRVTDLMPVFGLRRARLEALIADRRLDEGAAGEPVAWGDPRGDLGVLACGRCATCEIEVTATRDLLLVAGMRPVQRERLRDAGIVTIDDLASARSGPEGMRHEVFSMLRTQARLQLESPAGVPQPSASEAASAAEAGGSGTAAVAATATAVAPAPVPVFEVVAPKALAALPRPDLGDLFFDFEGDPLYTESPAAGESATWGIDYLFGWVDMREEYGALWAHSFADEKQALEDFLDMVALRREQHPGMHIYHYAPYEPTHLLAMAARYGAREADVDRLLRDGVFVDLYPIVRRALRVGSRSYSIKKLEPLYMGDEVRTSDVQKGDDSIVQYVEARGLRDDGHEAEAAAILADLADYNRYDCVSTRRLRDWLVDRAREAGLRPSPNPEPAEAAYEPSLRALTLDALALRHTPDSPEARALRLGAAAIDYYPREAKSFWATHFLRLREPVSVWDETRDVIVLDPDRCRVREDWHRAEGRRADHRVLELRGELAPGTRLSEGGTPFALYELPVSFPFDAHARWIHGDHRVTVVEVLDDGVVVEEAAIEGFTWSELPLAITPAAPPRALSQQLAIDEWADALISADPALPEDPATDILCRRAPRTVTGGLPRRDGDDVDTITRAVADLDRSYLAVQGPPGTGKTYVGSHVIARLVSERRYRIGIVAQSHAVVENMLDRVVAAGVPAEQVAKAPKDRDAPVSFTVIEKNGVAGFAEEHADDGFVVGGTAWDFSNERRFPRGSLDLLVIDEAGQFSLASTIAVSLAAPRLLLLGDPQQLPQVSQGTHPEPVDTSALGWVMDGADVIPADRGYFLARTWRMHPEVAAPVSALSYDGELAAHPSTALRRIDGVAPGLIPVSLRHHGRATHAPEEADAVVGIVRDLVGRGWHDVEVDDAGSPVALPVRPLTQDDIIVVTPYNAQQVEVERALAEAGFGAVPVGTVDRFQGQEAAVAIVSLAASSGRDAPRGLEFLLLRNRLNVAVSRAEHTAYLVHSPGLLDDLPYTPEGVGRLSAFAHLVGAGA; from the coding sequence TTGCGATACATACCTGACGAGGCACGGCTCGTGTGGAGCGCCAGCGACCTGAAGGCGGCCGCCGAGTGCGAGTTCGCGTGGCTGCGCGCGATCGACGCGAAGCTCGGGCGTGTGCCGGCCGTCGAGGAACCCGAGGACCTCACTCTCGAGCGCGCGGGGCGGCTCGGGCTGGTGCACGAGAAGCGCGTGCTCGCGGGCTACGTCGAGCGGTTCGGGGACCGTGTCGTCGAGATCCCCGAGACCCGTTCGTCGGATGCCGAGGGGCTGGCGTCGGCGGTCGCGCGCACCCGTGCGGCGCTCGAATCCGACGCGCTCGTGATCTATCAGGCCGCGTTCGCGTCCGACGGCTTCGTCGGGTTCGCGGACTTCCTCGTGCGCGACGGAGCGCATGCCGGCGGTGCGTGGGTCGTGCAGGACACGAAGCTGGCGCGTCGTGCGCGCGTCACCGCCCTCATGCAGCTGGCGGCATACGTCGACCAGCTCGACCGGATCGGGGTACCCCGCGCCGACCGCGTCGAGCTGCTGCTGGGCGACGGCTCGGTCAGCGAGCACCGCGTCACCGACCTCATGCCCGTCTTCGGTCTGCGCCGCGCGCGGCTCGAGGCGCTCATCGCCGATCGGCGCCTGGACGAGGGTGCGGCGGGGGAGCCGGTCGCGTGGGGCGACCCGCGCGGCGACCTCGGCGTGCTCGCGTGCGGCCGCTGCGCGACGTGCGAGATCGAGGTCACGGCGACCCGCGATCTGCTGCTGGTCGCGGGCATGCGGCCCGTGCAGCGCGAGCGGCTGCGCGACGCCGGCATCGTCACGATCGACGATCTGGCGTCGGCGCGGTCGGGCCCCGAGGGCATGCGGCACGAGGTGTTCTCGATGCTGCGGACGCAGGCGCGCCTGCAGCTCGAGAGCCCCGCGGGGGTGCCGCAGCCTTCGGCGTCGGAGGCGGCATCCGCGGCGGAGGCCGGCGGGTCCGGAACAGCCGCCGTCGCCGCGACGGCCACTGCCGTCGCCCCGGCGCCCGTGCCGGTGTTCGAGGTCGTCGCGCCCAAGGCGCTCGCCGCTCTGCCGCGGCCCGACCTCGGCGACCTGTTCTTCGATTTCGAGGGCGACCCGCTCTACACCGAGTCGCCGGCCGCGGGGGAGTCCGCGACGTGGGGGATCGACTACCTGTTCGGGTGGGTCGACATGCGAGAGGAGTACGGCGCGCTGTGGGCGCACTCGTTCGCCGATGAGAAGCAGGCGCTCGAGGACTTCCTCGACATGGTGGCGCTGCGCCGCGAGCAGCACCCCGGCATGCACATCTACCACTACGCTCCGTATGAGCCGACGCATCTGCTGGCGATGGCCGCGCGCTACGGGGCGCGCGAGGCCGACGTCGACCGCCTGCTGCGCGACGGCGTGTTCGTGGACCTGTACCCGATCGTGCGGCGCGCGCTGAGGGTGGGGTCGCGGTCGTACTCGATCAAGAAGCTCGAACCGCTGTACATGGGCGACGAGGTCCGCACGAGCGACGTGCAGAAGGGCGACGACTCGATCGTGCAGTACGTCGAGGCCCGCGGCCTGCGTGACGACGGGCACGAGGCCGAGGCGGCGGCCATCCTCGCCGACCTCGCCGACTACAACCGCTACGACTGCGTCTCGACCCGGCGCCTGCGCGACTGGCTGGTGGATCGCGCTCGCGAGGCGGGTCTGCGCCCGTCGCCGAATCCCGAGCCCGCCGAGGCCGCGTACGAGCCGTCTCTGCGCGCACTCACGCTCGATGCGCTGGCGCTGCGCCACACGCCCGACTCGCCCGAGGCGCGAGCGCTGCGGCTGGGCGCCGCGGCGATCGACTACTACCCGCGCGAGGCCAAGTCGTTCTGGGCGACGCACTTCCTGCGGCTGCGCGAGCCCGTCTCGGTGTGGGACGAGACGCGGGACGTCATCGTGCTGGACCCCGACCGCTGCCGCGTCCGCGAGGACTGGCACCGAGCGGAGGGCCGGCGGGCCGATCATCGCGTGCTCGAGTTGCGCGGCGAGCTCGCTCCCGGCACGCGCCTGAGCGAGGGCGGCACGCCGTTCGCCCTGTACGAGCTGCCGGTGTCGTTCCCCTTCGATGCGCACGCGCGGTGGATCCACGGTGATCACCGGGTCACCGTCGTCGAGGTCCTCGACGACGGCGTCGTGGTCGAGGAGGCCGCGATCGAGGGCTTCACGTGGTCGGAGCTGCCGCTCGCGATCACCCCGGCCGCCCCGCCCCGTGCGCTGAGCCAGCAGCTGGCGATCGACGAGTGGGCCGATGCGCTCATCTCGGCCGATCCGGCGCTGCCGGAGGATCCCGCGACCGACATCCTGTGCCGGCGGGCGCCTCGCACCGTCACCGGCGGGCTGCCGCGTCGGGACGGCGACGACGTCGACACGATCACGCGAGCCGTCGCCGACCTCGACCGCAGCTACCTCGCGGTGCAGGGTCCGCCCGGGACCGGCAAGACGTACGTCGGCTCCCACGTGATCGCCCGACTCGTGAGCGAGCGCCGCTACAGGATCGGCATCGTCGCGCAGTCGCACGCCGTCGTCGAGAACATGCTCGACCGGGTGGTCGCCGCCGGCGTCCCGGCCGAACAGGTGGCGAAGGCGCCCAAGGACCGCGACGCGCCGGTGTCGTTCACCGTCATCGAGAAGAACGGCGTGGCCGGGTTCGCCGAGGAGCACGCCGACGACGGCTTCGTCGTGGGCGGCACGGCCTGGGACTTCAGCAACGAGCGGCGCTTCCCCCGGGGGAGCCTCGACCTGCTCGTGATCGACGAGGCCGGACAGTTCTCGCTCGCCTCGACGATCGCCGTCTCCCTCGCCGCCCCGCGTCTGCTCCTGCTCGGCGACCCGCAGCAGCTGCCTCAGGTGAGCCAGGGCACGCATCCCGAGCCGGTCGACACGTCCGCGCTGGGGTGGGTCATGGACGGTGCCGACGTCATCCCCGCCGACCGGGGCTACTTCCTCGCCCGCACGTGGCGCATGCATCCCGAGGTCGCAGCCCCCGTCTCGGCGCTGTCGTACGACGGGGAGCTCGCGGCTCATCCGTCGACCGCTCTCCGCCGCATCGACGGCGTCGCGCCCGGTCTGATCCCGGTCTCGCTCCGGCACCACGGTCGTGCCACCCACGCGCCCGAAGAGGCCGACGCCGTCGTCGGGATCGTGCGCGATCTCGTCGGCCGGGGGTGGCACGACGTCGAGGTCGACGACGCGGGTTCGCCCGTGGCCCTGCCAGTGCGGCCTCTGACGCAGGACGACATCATCGTCGTCACGCCCTACAACGCCCAGCAGGTCGAGGTCGAACGAGCTCTCGCCGAGGCGGGCTTCGGCGCGGTGCCGGTCGGCACGGTGGACCGGTTCCAGGGTCAGGAGGCCGCGGTCGCGATCGTGTCGCTCGCCGCGTCGTCGGGGCGCGACGCCCCGCGCGGCCTGGAGTTCCTGCTGCTGCGCAACCGCCTGAACGTCGCCGTCTCGCGCGCCGAGCACACCGCCTACCTGGTCCACTCGCCGGGTCTGCTCGACGACCTGCCGTACACGCCCGAGGGCGTCGGCCGCCTGAGTGCGTTCGCCCATCTCGTGGGGGCGGGTGCGTAG